A region of the Geomonas subterranea genome:
TGGAGCTCACGCTCCAGCTGCGCGGCCTTTCTCAGGTCGGGGGGAACCAGGATGCGCCCCAGTTTGTCCGCCGTGCACTCGACGGCGGGAACCAGGATGGTGCGCCGCACCGAGGCGAGCTGATCCACTGAGAAGCCCAACGCCGCCCCGTCCTTCAGCCTTTCTTCCAGGGCGAGAAACTCACTGTGGGGATAGATGACGAGACCGTAGCTCATCTGCTCCCCGCCCAGTCGCATCGGAATGGACTTGGTGAGGAAGAAGCGCTCGTCGCCGAAGCTGTCGACCAGAACCTCGCGAAATTTCGCGGGAATGCTGGTGCGCCCCTTGGCGTCGATGGTCGTGTCGAACTTCCCTCTGAACATGGTTTCCCCGGCACCTGTTTCCACTTTATACCACTACATACCACTTTCGTGCACGAACTATACGGGAGGCAAGGGTTGATGTCAAGGCAAAATTAGCGGCAAATAGGGAATTTTTGGGAGGTTTTCCGGTGGGTTAAGCGGGAGACGGGAACCGGTGGCAAGAAGTGGTAAAAGCGCGGGTGGTGAACCGGGGTCAATTAAAATATCAAGCGGACAGAGGGAAAAAACGCGGCGGGCGGGGCCTTGAGGGCCCCGCCCGGAACGGTGCGACATCACTGGTTCTTTTTCCTGTCGAAGAGGGAAACCACGTTCCCCTTCTTCTGTCCTCCCCCGTTGTCGACCGGGGGCACCGGCTTTTGGGGCGGCTCGGGGGAGACGATCTTCTCGAGCATGACCGGCGTACCGGACATGGTGAAGGGGGCGCCGTTCACCTGGCTCTCGTCCAGGATCCAGTGATACACCTGGAGCGGCACGGTGAGCACCAGGAGCTGCACCTGCCACCACCCCGGCTTCCCATCGGGGATGATGTCCTCGATCCGGGCGTAGAAAGCGGGCTTGTTGTCGATGTGCGCCAGCACGATGTCGTTGATGGTTGTCGTCATGGTGACTTCTCCTTTGCGGTCAAAGCAGGGGGCCGTCCATGCTCCGCCCCGGGAACAGGGCGCGGATCTCCGCGTAGCGGGCGGCAAGCTCCTGCTCCATCTTGTAAAAGCGGGAGACTTCCTCCCGCGGCAACTGATCCTCGATGAGGTCGCAGTTAAAGGTGATGCAGTTG
Encoded here:
- the mraZ gene encoding division/cell wall cluster transcriptional repressor MraZ: MFRGKFDTTIDAKGRTSIPAKFREVLVDSFGDERFFLTKSIPMRLGGEQMSYGLVIYPHSEFLALEERLKDGAALGFSVDQLASVRRTILVPAVECTADKLGRILVPPDLRKAAQLERELHFVGMQKKIDIYSQAIWAQVCAQDEQNFPIDAPGLTALGL